Below is a window of Uloborus diversus isolate 005 chromosome 3, Udiv.v.3.1, whole genome shotgun sequence DNA.
ATGAACATATGCTTGATTTCAGTAAcctaaaagaatgaaatatattaaTCCAGAGCTTAgtgttgcaaaaaaaataaataaataaataaataaaataaataaataaataaataaaataaaaaaaataaataataataaaaaaaaaagatcactaaTAGCtctaaaatttttacataattgaGAACAGTACTAAATTAAtacaatgaattggtaattatttatttacttttttttacacaataCAGTTGAATGTACAAGTTGATAACAATATTTACACAATATATACTGCTTTAGTTcttgtttctctctctcttcagTCGATCCGAGGAATGTTTCAACCAGGACTTAATTTTTGCCTCTACCACTTCATCCGCAATCTTCAAGTTTTTTTCAACAGTATCTGGAGAACAATTAGGAGAAAAATGAGAAaactttagggagaaaaaaaaacattaaggctTAATGCAAGAAAATTTATGTTATCTTAAAGGCTATTTTACCAATAAAATCATGGCTCTGGGTTTGACAAATATTATCACATTCCCCCATTGTGAAACAAGTTAATCAAAGGTTTATCCCTTATCCCTGTCAATCTATCAAAAACATAAAAGACACCATGATCATTATTGAACTCTCAATTTAAAGCAAGACAATACATGCCACTACAAGGGATAAAAACACGAAACATAGAAACTTATAGCTTAATAGCCACTTCTTTAGAAATTAAAGTTGGGtactttattcaaaaaatttttggaggggaattttttttttatcattattgcaTAAGAATACAAATTCAGTAGTATAaattttcactgtatttattGTACACATCATTTCTTACAGAACAATTTTGAATTTGCAACTTGAATACAAAACAAACTCTCTAACACATTTTATAAGTGTAAGAAACTGAATTTCAGAAGTATTACTTCATTTGCACTTATCCCACATCTAGCCTTATCAGTGATTTAAAGACTTTGAATAATAACAGTAGCAAAGTTATTTAGTGCacacataggatttttttttcttcattgaaaagatgcattatattttttcatttttcatgttaATGCTCTTTAAGCATCTATTCTAACAAAAAGCAATAGAatacaaaatatgaaaacaaatagTAATGATCATATAGATTTCATGAGAAAGGTATTTGGTTAAAAATTCCTTGAAACAATAGTCTGGTTACAGCCCTGGAAAAGAATATACAACATACAAataattcctttaaaatattgatttcatggTCACAAAAACATAAAGCAATCGAAgtcatacaaaataaaaaataatccgtaagtttaaaatattaaagtaacaCAGAAAAACAAGTCCTTACACTTAATGAATTCCacaaatttggtttttttttacggCTCTTTTCCCATTGCGACCAGCCCAATTAAGCTGAGTTGAGAAAATATCACTAAGGAGAAATGTCAGTAGCCTATCTACAACATTGTTCTGCCCAATTCTGAAGGATAAGTATGAAGcctgaaaaaagaaacaaaaactttgAACAATCAATAGTTCATTTGTATAATCTTGCAATTGTGAATGATTAATACATTAGCCATTTAATTGTTTTACAGAAACaagctgattttatttaaatgaaaaatataaagaatGATGATTAAATTCATAACTGCCAACAtgcgaacttaaaaaatattacaatgtatGCTTTGGCTATATTTCCACGCTTTTTTGACCATTataaagcaaagtattaaaatttacagcattataatattttcaaatccttacCTTTACTTGATCTGagcttttataagcaaaaaaaaaaaaaaataaattaataaacttcaaactaagtaaataaacttttatttctttgaacttaaacttAGAAAAGTCGTCTATAAAACACTTGttcaaagcaatttttctgtAAGTTCTTACAGATTAAAATGTTCTCCATGCTGTTATCCAATAAAGAAGTGTACAGTTCTGGTACAAATCTGCCATAAGACAGATTTGTACCGTACAATCGTACAAAAcgtcagaaaatcttacaatgtaaggcTAAATCGTAGAAGTTGGCAACTATGTGAATGCAACTgcattttttgcttcttttgacaTTAATGTAAATAACAgcataaaaatgacaaattttcaaaataacagcatttttaaCTCAATTTCAGATTTTGTTTGACAAACTATTTTGTtcctcacaaaaaaaaagtatgataatGATCAACAACAAATTTCACCTGGGGCCCAGACACTCTTGAGGACTGTTATTGAGGCCCAGAAAAACCCTAGCAATCTATGTAAAccattaaaaacataaatcagGCACACAATAACTTCCAATGTGCTAAAAAAGTGACTTAGTCCAAAAGGTTAAAGATATGGTTGTCTacataaagatattttaaaataatttgtgtaattcatactttcaaaacatttttagctgATTTTCTGCGATTAGGACCTGAATTGTGGCTTGCCAGTTGTAGATCGCAGTTCTATAGAATTATTTCTgataccaattttttaaaaatatatataacacaTAACTGCAGCTGCTAAGCACCTTTTACAATAACATTACGCTTTTATGCATTAAATTTGATTGACTAATAATAGCATAAACATTTTCCCATTTTGAAGCATTATTAGCTTGTTTAACTTAGTGAACCAGGGTTCCTTGAAATTTCTGAGCTTGACTTAAATTGTGATTTAAATTaagagattttttcttttaaatcattgattaaaatcagttgattctatttttataaattaattttgcattttcagactacatagatccctctttttGTATGTGTAACAGATTCTCAGACTTAGCACTACTGCATATACTCCAAAATTAGTtcagaaccaaataaaaatttgcagtttttcttgtACACAATGTTACATACAATTTAGTTAAGAAAGTATTTGTTCAACATACACTAAAACCATACATGATGATAGAAactttatctttaagcaaaatcACATCCTAGTTTCAAGAATAATCTGACTGAATCCATTAGTTCCAGGAGCGGATCCACGAGAGGGGAACTGGGGGTACCttcccctccaaaatcccaaatgtacataaaaattttcagaacagaatacagcacaattattcagttttttaaaacttgaacttcaagaaaggcaccaggaaaagcaaGGAGAAAATTGCAAGAGCAGATTCAAATAGGAGAACTgtgggaatgccccccccccgtttaaaaaacaatcccaagtgtacctaaaacagtacagattttttttccgttttttagaacATGAACTAAGGCATCAGGAGAAGCAATTAGACAATAGCAGAAGCAgatccacggaggggaactgagggaatgcccccccccatctcatatatacctaaaaaaatttacaacagaaagTGCAGGAAAATTCTACTTTATACTTTAACTTGACTCTTACTTTAACTTGAAGAAAAGCTCCAGAAAAACCGAGTAGAAAATAGCAGAAGCAgatccacggaggggaactggAGGTAACAAATAAAATAGGCTGACTTAAGGTGGCTGTGTTACTATgctaaccaacttcaaaaataattgaaaccttCACAGAaggcaaaaggattgaaatctcaaaacaaGGCATGTAATTTTCGGTGAATCATGTATTTGAAGCTTCCCATGTTTCCACAAAATATATATTCCAGCTGAAATCATGTTGTTTGAAGATCGAGGTTGGAAAAATAGGAGCTACAAGGAAATAGGGactaaaaaatataggaattataggaaagtttttcatatttataggaaaatataggaacaCTTCTATGCATGGAAGTTTTTACAATTGCCTTCTTCCCAATTGAATCCATTAAAAAATAGCTACAAAGTTGCTTTTTCTTCCATTGTATGAAAtctattatgtttataaatgtaattaatatctacaaaatttggaagatttttttaaaaaaaataaacaaaatcttgtttaaattaaaaaaaaattcaaaccctgCTTTCAACTGCGTGGTACTTACCAGAGATACAAAAAGGGCATCATTGTCCAAAGcaagcagaaagttattaaataccTCCATACTTGCTATAGGTAACTGCACACCCTCTGGCAATTCCGGGCACCTGTTTTCTTTTCCATCTCTGAATACAGTACCTTGCAGTTCTATCCTACTCAGTCGTTTCTGTATCCTTTCAAGAGTATATGAGATGTTGGCAAGGGTTTGAAGAACAGTTTCCTGATATGCTACAAGAAagagaataaatttgaaaaaacaaaaaactatgcAATTTTACTCATATACTTGCATAATtgacatttaaaactttaaaagcttgtactcaatttcagaaataaaatgaaggagttttgaaggagtaaaatgagattttgaaggagtactaactAATGGGCTACCCtttaatgatgtcacactttttcttgtcacaatttcatgaacacctctccccctcaaggcatgacatcacttgtggctTCTTTGTACAAcaactgcgatttactaaactTATTTCTGCTCAAGAACAGGCAAAAATCGTCTTAAAACTTGTACCCCAGACTGTATCCTCGATAAgttaaaaatgaaggaaaaattgtACAAATGATGTCACCTAGAGCTTATTCAGGTGGGACACAATTAACTAAAATGCAtggcatacatttaaaatatgcctctatactttttaaacttacAGGTGCTATTAGATTTTTCAGGCACAGGCCTATGTTGACTGGAAGGCATAGGCATCATATGTTGACTGGTATCCAGGGGTGCTTTGTTAGGCGTTGCCGCGactgaaaaaaacaaagaaataatgggaaaaacatttttaacaacgcaaaaaaaaacctttagtatCATCCAGACATGGCAACCTTAAAGATACTTGTCACATTTATATGTTTTTGTTCAAGCATTACAGTAATGACACTAAACTCACACCATATCAGTTACGATTTATTCAGGATTcctaaacataaaatatgaagATTAAAATATCGACTCTCTTAATCTTACCAGTTTTTGGTAAGACCTCAGTATGCTGCTCCGTTTTGGTGTATCTTATGAAATACATCAGtttattggaaagagttcaaacGGCAAGCTACAAGGTTAATAAATGggctttctaatttaaattatgaTTCCCGTGTTAGAATTCTTAATATGtaaagtttggagaaaaagagtcTGAGGGGAcatattcagttgtttaaatgtaacaaaatgaaagatgttaatgggttaaatttattagaaatgacgttccaatagtgatctttgaagtgaactgaagaggaaccttgctaaacgcaaaccaaaactgtaaactgaaacgcgaactttcaaatccaaaccaaaactttttcatttttgttccgcgttcgcgtccatgttgtaaaacagtcagtctctctcgaaccaccgtagtgtgtagatatgtgatgtaacgttagctaataaatgtatttaatttctttattagttaaattattgagcagtgactacataaagcatgtaataatgacaacactatacaattaaaggaaatataaaatgattatagagagaaggcccaacgtgaacaacagatgaacaaatgaaggtaagctctttgcttatctattatcatcttgttttatttaaattgatttcatataaatggataattattattAGAATGGCCTACCGAGTCATAACAGATTATGAGACTGAAGCGCTCTTTCGCTCGGATCTCATTTAAAGGCAAAAGCTAATTAATacaattgaattaaattattataatatccAAGCACATCTAATAAAGGTCAGAAAAACGGTATAATTAAAATGGCTTCTTCTTCAAAAGAAAGCTTTACAAttgataaattaaatcaaaataattatgcCGTGTGGAAATTCAAAGCTGAAATGCTTCTCATTAAAGATTTGTATGACCATATAATCGGTAATCCACCGAACCCTCTAACTGAAGCTTGGtctaaaaaagatcaaaaagcaagagcgttaataaatttatccattgaTGATAAACAAATTgttcacgtaaaaaatgaagtcacTGCTCGAAGTACTTGGGAGGCATTAAAAAAGATCCACGAACGATCTAATTTATCAAGCAAATTATATATGCTGAGAAAATTATACAGCACAAAATTAGAAGAGGGTGGTAATATGAATAACCATATTATTAAAATTCTTGAGATCACTGATAAGCTCAAAGCTATTGGTGAAGATATCAAAGATTCCCATTTATCTGCTCTCTTATTATGCTCCTTACCCCCAAGTTATGATACATTAATTACAGCATTGGAAGCACGGCCAGAAGAagaattaaactcaaattttatacAGGGTAAATTAACAGACGAATATAACAAAAGAATGGAAAATTCCGCTTCAATTAATGAAAGCGCTTACAAagcaaataatacaaataaaaagaaaaattacccaaaacgtgagaataaaaaattctgtacatattgtcacaagaaaaatcacgagaaatttgagtgctggcatttaaaaaagaaacaaagtaactatctgACAAATAAcaccaaaagcaatgaaaaattccTAAATAATTCATCGCTCTGTTTCGAGACGAATAGAATTCCGAAATCAAACGCATATAGTGAAGCGAGTTCCGATGACCCACTTTCAAAAGGAGAAAGATATAAAACCTCAAGTAGGGGATCTGGCTTATCTCTCCTCAGACAAGATCCAGAGGTACAGTGTTTTGGTAGATTCAGCTTGCAGCTCGCATATATTTAATGACAAGCGTTTATTTACTGAAATGAATAATGATCACAGCTCGGTAACAGTCGCGAATGGTGAATCATTAAGCTCCTATGGGATTGGAAGCGTCAAACTTAAAACGAGGATTTCGGATAGGAACACTTGTAACATAACACTTAAAGATGTTTTATACGTTCCAGATCTTGAAACTAATTTAATGTCAGTAAGCAAAGCAACATTGAATGGTTGCACTGTAACGTTTGAAAAGGATCGCTGCAAATTAACATATAAAGGGGAAACTTTTCTGGaaggaaaattaaagcaaaatctttATGAAGTAATATTAGATAATTCTAAAGATGAATGTTTTGCTAACCTAACTCAtcagtgcaataaaaaaaattgcattgaacttTGGCACAAGAGATTAGGACACAAAAACTACAATTCAATTAAAGAATTAGCATCGAAGAAACTTGCAACGGGATTAGAATTAGAAAATTGTGCACACAATTTTTCATGTGAGACTTGCATCAAATCAAAATTAACTGATGCACCTTACCCTAAGCAAacacatcataaatcaaaacaaattctcgagttaattcattctgatttatcagGTCCATTTAAGACACCAACTATtggaggaaaaatatattttcttactttcatagACGACTTTAGTAGGTTTACAATCATATACTTACTATCTAAAAAGAGCGAAGTGCTGACAAAATTAAAGGAATATATCgctatgactaaaaataaatttgggcgGATTTTACAAACTTTAAGATCAGACAATGGCGGAGAATATATAAATCAAGagattgaaaatttcttaaaagaaaaaggtaTTCAGCATCAATTAACTGTACCATATTGCTCTTCTCAAAATGGGGTAGCAGAGAGAAAAAAACCGAAGTTTAGTTGAAATGACTCGGTGTTTACTGTCCCAAGCAAATTTGCCTCAGAAATTTTGGGGTGAAGCAATAATCACAGCCACCTACCTTCAAAATCGGCTCCTCACAAAAGCTAAagaaaaaactccctatgaactgTGGACAAATAATAAACCCGATCTatccaatataaaaatatttggatgtaAAGCGTATGCCTATATTAATAAAACTAAGCGAGGAAAGCTAGATGACACAGCTATTCAAGGTATTTTTGTGGGATATGATAACAGATGTAAAGGATACAGAATTTATGCTGAaggaaaaaatgtaatcaaagctcgcactgtgaaatttattgaaaatgaaaattcaaatatgaaaatcaaaGATCATTCAAGCCTTGATTTACTTGAAGATAATGAAAACACTGCTGCAGGAAAATGTACAAAAGCAGGGGAAAGTTCtggagaaataaaaatcaatatacaaGAAGATAACGAGAATTCAGATGATGAAGAAACAACTGAGCAACCGCGAAgatcaggaagaaaaaataaaggaatacctCCTGACAGATTTGCTTACACtacaaatgtacaaaaaataacagaACCGAAAAACTGGAAAGAGTTAGAAGATATTAAAAACCCATATGAAAAGGCAAAATGGCTTGAAGCTATAGAAGATGAAATAAAATCCATTAACAAAAATAACACTTGGGAATTAGTTAATCCTCCCCAAGGGAAGAAAATAATTGGATGCAAGtgggtttttaaagcaaaatacaacTCTAAAGGAATTGTAGAAAAGTTTCGCGTACGACTTGTTGCTCAAGGTTTTTCACAGAAGTTTGGACAggattttgatcaaacttttgCACCAACTGTTGCATACACAACAATAAGAACTTTCCTAATCAACGCAGTacacaaaaatctgaaaataaaccatgtagatgtgaaaacagcatttcttCACGGAGAATTGAAAGAAGAAGTTTACATGCGTCAGCCGGAAGGGTATGTAAAACCAGGcgaagaaaataaagtttataaattgaataAGGCCATATATGGTTTGAGACAAGCTGCCCGAGCttggaatttgaaaattgctgattTCTTACTAAAACTAGGTTTTGTGCAGAGTAACACtgataaatgtctttttaaatgttCAAGAAGTAATAATACAGTGTACATTATTGTATATGTAGATGATATACTGATAGCAGGAGAAGAAAAAGACATAAGTAACATAATTGAAGAACTGGAAAaggaatttgagataaaaaacttAGGTTTCGTAAATCATTACCTAGGAATAAATATAGAAATAGCAAAAGAGGGAAACATGATGTTagatcaaagaaacaaaatacaagaaataatagaaaaatttgatCTTGAAAATGCAAAACCTTGCGATACACCAATGGAACCGGGTTACCTAAAACTAAATGATGAAGAGAATTTACTCCcggataataaaaaatatcgacAAGCAGTAGGAACACTGTTATACATAGCAACAGTCACTAGACCTGACATATCTGCCTCTGTAAACATCCTCAGCCGAAGGAATGAAAAACCCAGACAGAAGGATTGGGAAGCAGTTAAGAGAGTTATAAGATACTTAAAAACAACTAAAGAATACAAGTTGATTATAAAGAAAGAGATGAATCCAATCTTAATAACCTATGCCGATGCAGACTGGGCTGGAGACATATCTGACAGAAAATCTACCAGTGGAAATCTCTTTAAACTTGGTAACTTTCCTATTCAATGGATCACCAAGAAACAAAATTCAGTCGCTCTTTCATCAGCTGAGGCTGAATATATTTCAGCAGCTAATGCAGCACAAGAAACAAT
It encodes the following:
- the LOC129218683 gene encoding uncharacterized protein LOC129218683 isoform X2; this encodes MSPTHFSQSSATSPSIISAGKANMSRNSPVSVAATPNKAPLDTSQHMMPMPSSQHRPVPEKSNSTSYQETVLQTLANISYTLERIQKRLSRIELQGTVFRDGKENRCPELPEGVQLPIASMEASYLSFRIGQNNVVDRLLTFLLSDIFSTQLNWAGRNGKRAVKKNQICGIH
- the LOC129218683 gene encoding uncharacterized protein LOC129218683 isoform X1; amino-acid sequence: MSPTHFSQSSATSPSIISAGKANMSRNSPVSVAATPNKAPLDTSQHMMPMPSSQHRPVPEKSNSTSYQETVLQTLANISYTLERIQKRLSRIELQGTVFRDGKENRCPELPEGVQLPIASMEVFNNFLLALDNDALFVSLASYLSFRIGQNNVVDRLLTFLLSDIFSTQLNWAGRNGKRAVKKNQICGIH